GAATGTGGACTGCTATCATAATGCGACAATAACAGTAAAGCCTTTCCTTTTTCTGATCCTTTAATCCGTGCTAAAATATTTGTTGCTTTACTCAAATTTGCCCAATCGCCAGCGGTATAGCCTTCTTGTAATGAGGGCTCTAAACCCATTTTTTGTAGTTCATCAACGATATACTGCCTAACTTCGGTATGCCCAGGAAAGCCAACAGCATGTGGTTTTGTAGACATTTTTTTAACATGAGCTAAGGCATTGTTGGTCGAAAAGGCAGTTGAACTAGGAGTAGCGTCATTTTCAAACTCGGGAACCGATAATGTAAAGCCTAGATAGGTAGCCAAGAGTATTAAAAGTAAGGTAAAAAGAGCGTTGGTATTTTTCATTGTTGACGTAGTTGGCTATTTTTAAGAGAGAATTCGAGTGATGCTATAAAAGTATAACTTTTTAATGGGATATCTAATCGTAAGTAAATAGATCATTTTGTTAGGTATCTTTAAACATATATCATAATTAGTACAATTATTAGTATTTAATATGCAAATTAATTGCTTATTATTCAAAAATATTTAGTATCTTTCGAGTTAACCTAAAAATAAATGAGATATGGGAATCAAAAGTTTTCAAGGCGCACGAAAAGTGGTGAAAAAGGAATTCGAAGCTCCCATTTTGGTGCAAGATTACATGACCAAAAAATTGATCACCTTTACGCCTGATCAATGTATCTTAAAAGTAATGGAACTTTTTACGAAGCATAATATTTCCGGTGGACCCGTATTAGATAATAATGGTTTTTTAGTAGGTATTATTTCTGAGGCAGATTGTATGAAAACCATATCAGAGAGTCGCTACTTTAATCAACCAATTTTAGAAAAAAGCGTGGAGACCTATATGACAAAAAATGTTGAAACGATTGCTCCAGATATTAGCATTTTCGATGCTGCGGGTGTTTTTCACAGGAATAATAGAAGAAGATTACCGGTGCTAAAAGACGGTCTTTTAGTAGGGCAAATTAGTCGAAAAGATATTGTGATTGCTGCACTTAAATTGAGTGGGCAGAATTGGTAGAACTCCAGAAAGTGCTAATCTTTAAAGCTGAATTTTTAAACTTGTTTTCAAAAAGGCACAAGGTATGCTATAAATGTTCTCCCAGCGGGGCTAAGGCTTTACTATTCTCGTTTCACAATCATGTATAAATCATTATCCAGAGGCAAATAGCCTAAATCATACACAAAATAATAGATAGTTCCTTTCTTTGTGGTATAAATACTGGTAAATGTATCGAAATCAAAGCCTTTATCGGAAAGTTTGATTTTAGTAGTCGTTGTTTTTCCATCTTTCAAAGGAAAACTTTCTAAAATTCTATGATTTTTTCGGAGTCTATTATTGATATTTCTGATCAGATTTTTGGTGTCTTTGTTCATTTTGTTGTGGTGCGCATTTCTACAGTAGTCCGAGCAGAATTTTTTATCCTCTCTACCAATTATTTTTTCACCACATTCAGGACACTTTTTTTCCAAGATTATTGTTTTTTAAAGTTGAATGTTATTTCTGACTTTGATCCGTCTTTATGGACCGTAACTACATGAGCATTCATTTCAGTTGCGCTAATTTTTTCATAGGTTAAGCCATCAAAATACAATTTATTTTTTTCTTTTTTAATCAGCTTAAAGTCTTGGGTTTCGTCTTTTTCTTCCCAACCCTTAAGATCGGCTCCGAAATGTTTTAATTGTAATATAAGGGAGTCCTCTTTCTCGAGAATATGGCCAATTTCATAAAAATTTACTTTACCATCAACCACTAGTCTAAAGCTAAAGAGCATGGAATTACCCATAGCCGTTGTCCAAATTTCTTCGGTGGTTCCACCAAATGCTTCGCCTTTCCAATGCCCTTGTATAAAACTAGCATCTGCCAGTGTTGCTTTGGGAGATGGGGTATTTTCTTGCCCAGTGAGGGTGTTCTGTGAGAAGCAAATAGTAGAAAAAAGTAAGGCAAGTAAGAAGGCTTTCATCATAGTCGTATTTAAATACAAACCTAAGATACAATTATTTACCCAATGGTTTAATGCACATCAATTTTATAACGGCTAAGTAAACCTTCTAAATTATCCTTTGAAAACTTTGCTTTTTTCATGCTATTTTCTTCTGGATGTATAGAAAAGTGATACGCTGTTCTGAAATCAGCTTTTTCTAAGATAGTATTACTAAAAATGGCATGCTCTAAATCGCATTGCTCAAAAATAACTTCTGTAAGATTACTATTGGTAAAATCTACGTGCTGTATTTTACAAGATTTAAAAAGTGTTTTTTTTAGTTTTAATCTCTCGAATGAGGCATAATTTAGGATGCAATTATCAAAGCTAAAAGACAGTAAAAATAGGTCGCACACGCTAAAATTTATGCCAAGAAGTTTACAGTTTTTAAAAGCACAATCCTTTATACTGGTCTCTTTTAAGTTGGCATTGCTTAAATCACAATCTATAAACTCACAGGACGAAAACGTGATGTTGCTGAGCTCTGCTTTTGAGAAAATACAAGTATCAAAAATGCAATGTTCATATTCGGCCTTTGGCAACCTATGTTCTGTATACTTTTTGCTTTTATAGGTGGCGTCAACGATAAGCGGATTGTTCATCTTGAAATTTTTGATTAGGAGGTAAAGTTTACAAGGAGCTATACCCCATCTTTGAGCTTTACCAACAGCCATTTACTTATCTCTAGCAGCTTTAAACTCGCTAGAGTCATACCATTTTGGGAATTTAGTTTCGTTAGCCAACTGCAAGCCAACATGAAATAGAAGCTGCGCATCAAACTGTATACCACTTAAGGCAGTTTCGCCGGGAATGTATTCATCCGCAGGTTGGTGGTATTTATTTTTTTGATAATCTTCCTTCATTTTTTTTACATAGTCAACACCGTATTCAAAATCTTCATGACTTCCGCTCGCATATAAGGCGGGAATGCCGATTTTAGCAAAATTAAAATGATCTGATCTAAAGAAATACCCTTTTTCTGCGTCAGGATCAGGAATAATATATCGCCCTTGTTGATCAGCGGCTGTTTTAGCGTAGGCGTCCATTTCAGAATGTCCAAAACCTGTTATGGTCAAATCTTTCATAGGACCAGGACTTGCAAGTGCATCCATATTGATGTTAGCAACCGATTTTTTAGGATCGTAAATTGGGTTTTCTGCATAAAACGCAGAGCCAAGCAAGCCTTGTTCCTCTGCCGTAACTGCAATAAAAACGATAGAACGTTTAGTAGGAGGCATTTTTTTATAGGCCTCGGCAATGGCCAATAAGCAGGCGGTTCCAGAAGCATTATCGACGGCTCCATTGTAAATAGAATCGTTTTTGACAGGTCTGCCAACCCCTAGATGATCCCAATGCGCAGAATAAATAATGTACTCATCTTTTTGATCGGTGCCAGGAATGAGCGCTACCACATTTTTCGAGACATCCTTTTTAATGGTATTGGTAATTTGAACTGATGCTTTTAATCCTAAGGCGATAGGTTTAAAGTTTTTTTGCCGAGCAAGGGTATTGTAGTTTTTATCTTCAAGAGATGAATTCTCAAATAACTGTTGCGCACTTTCCATACTGATCCAGCCTTGTACATCGGTTTGTGGGGCACTGCTTTCTAAGTTCATTTTTGCGCCACTCCAGCTGCTTTGTACTACATTCCAACCGTATGAAGCAGGTTCAGTTTCATGAATAATTAGTATGCCAGCAGCACCTTGTCGAGCAGCCTCTTCATACTTATAGGTCCAGCGACCATAGTACGTCATCGCATCGCCTTTAAAAAGTTGATTATCTCCTGACCTAAATCCAGGATCATTGATTAAAACTACTGCTGTTTTACCTTTCCAATCGATGCCTTCATAATCATTCCAGCCATATTCGGGGGCGACAATACCATATCCCGCAAAAACTAATTCTGAATCATTTAGTGCAACATTAGGGACTATTCTTTGAGTAAGTGCAACAAAATCATCCAAGTAATCTAAGACTATTGGCGTTTTGCCACCAGAAATCGTCATTTTTTCGGAAGGTGTTCCTGTAATTTCTACGAGAGGAACTTCTTGAAAAAAACTAGTTCCATTGCCCGGTTGTACTCCGAGTTTTATAAACTCTTCTTTTAAATAGTTTACAGTTTTCGTTTCACCTTCGGTAAACGGCATTCTTCCTAAAAAGTCATCAGAGGCCAATGCCGCAATATGATTCCCGATCGTAGTTTCCTGAACTTGAACATCTATTGCTTTTTCTTTTGGTTCAGACTTGCAACTTATTATGGCTAAGGTAAGTACTGAAATTAAAAGTTGTTTTTTCATAAGCTTAGTGAGTTTAAGGATTTAGAAATCAGTTATAAACTTACTACATTTTACTCTTTTTATCAACTAACGGCTTGGTTATAAATGATTTCTCTTTTATTGCCCTTGTGTATTGGGAGAACTTGGTGAGTACTATCTTTAACTTAGGTTCAATAAAGCTTGTACAAAACGGTTTTTCAGGATTTTTAACATAGTAATTTTGAACGCTTTCTTCGGATGGTTTGAAGGCTTGAAAAGGGAGTACTTGCGTTATGATTGGTTTGTCAAAATCAGTTTGAAGGTTTTTTACTAGGCGTTCAGCCATTTTTTTCTGTACTTCAGAAAAAGTATACACAGCAGACCTATATTTTTTACGCATGCTGTGATTAGACGTGCTTTTATGGGTGTGTAAATGAATTTCAATTAAGGTTTTAAGGTCTATTTGATCCCGATCAAAGTGCAGCCATACTGCTTCGGAATATGCTTCGTTTTTTCCGATTGATGCAATCCAACCTTGTTGCACATGGCGTACTCCTTTCAAATTTTGAAAAACAGCCTCTGTACACCAATGGCAGCCACCTCCAAACCCTATTTCTTGAATGTCAGTCAATGCAAATATTTTTAATCTATGGAATTTTACGAGACTATTCTTTGTGTTTAACTTACAACTAGTAGGGCTACAAGAATCAAGAATAAAGATCTAGTTTCTTGTAGCCCAACGGTCCTAATTTCGAAGCCTCGATGGCTTTACCGTTAGGAAGTTCACATGCTATAGAAAGGTATCAAATCTTTCAAAATGGCAGGTGTAGCCATTTGGTTTTTTAACTAAATAGTCTTGGTGTTCTGGCTCTGCAGGCCAAAACCTAGTCCAAGGTTCTAAAGTAGTGACTATTTTGCCTTCCCATCGGTTGGTGCTATCAACAATATTTATAATTTCTTTGGCTATGGATTTCTCCTCTTCATTTTGAAAAAATATCGCTGACCTATAGCTAGAGCCTAAGTCATTACCCTGTTGATCAATGGTTGTTGGGTTATGAATGCGGTAGAAGTAGTCTAATATTTCTCTAAAATTTGTTTCTTTTGGGTTGTAGGTGAGTTCTATACCTTCTGCATGGCCTGGATGATTAGGATAGGTAGGATGCTCGTTTAGACCACCAATGTAGCCCACCTCTGTATCGACAATTCCAGGTCGCACTCTAAATAAATCTTCCATTCCCCAGAAACATCCGCCTGCTATGTACGCTTTTTTATAATTTTCCATTTTTAAATACTGTGTATTAATAAGTTTAAATATAATTTTTTTAGACCGCTATTTTAATTGGTCTGTATATAATTTTTGTATTTTTTTTAATTGAGGTTCAATGATTGATGTGCAATAAGCGTCGTTTTTATTTTCTTCATAATAATTTTGATGATAATCTTCCGCTGGAAAAAATCTTTCAAATCTGCGTACAAGGGTTAAAATTGGTATGCTGAACCTAGGGGATAGCTCAGCAATAACGGCATTAGCACTTAATTCTTGAGATTCATCGTCATAAAATATTACGGAGGTGTACTGGCTGCCATAGCCAAAACCTTGCGCTTGAGAAGTATTTGGGTTGTGACTGCTAAAGAAAACGAATAGCAAAGATTCAAAACTGATTATTTCAGGATCAAATGTTAGCGCTATAATTTCCTTATGACCTGTTTTTCCAGAGCTTACCTCTCTGTACGTCGGTGTACCGGGAACACTACCTCCTGAATATCCAGAAACTACCTTTTCTACTCCTTTTAAGTTCCTAAAAATAGCCTCAAGACACCAAAAACAACCACCACCCAAATATGCTTTTCTATGCCGTTCCATTTTTTTACACGTACACTGTGGTTTTTAAGAGCTAAACACTAGAATATCTTTGAATCTAAACATTTTAGTTATTCGTTTGTTTGTAAGGTCATTGATTCAGAATTTATGCAATAGCGTAAGCCACTGGGTTCCGGTCCATCCGGGAAAATATGGCCTAGATGTGCATCACAAGTATTGCATAACACTTCAACCCTAAGCATCCCGAATGAGCTGTCTTTATGATATTTTATAGCATTTTCTTTAATAGGTTGGGTAAAACTTGGCCAACCAGTGCCGGATTCGAATTTTATGCCAGAATCAAATAGCGGCGTATCACAGCAAACACAATTGTATTTTCCAGCATCATGAGCACTACAAAGCGCTCCCGAATGTGGTGCTTCTGTACCTTTTTTTCTGGTAATTTTAAACTGCTCAGGAGTTAAACTATTTTTCCACTCTGTTTCTGTTTTTTCTACTCTCTTATCAGGTTCAGGACTGCCGTTTACTGAAAAACTAATTATATCTTTCCAAGTGATCATATTTTCTTTTTTTCAATTAAAATTTTCTTTTTTTAGGTGGATACCTTTGCAATTGTTAAAAAATAATCTAAAAACTAAAAAAGGTCTGACTTGCGCCAAACCTTTTTTAGAATTAAAATATTTTAAGGTTTACATCGCGGCATCTATAGCATCGGTATACACCTTTTTTGGAGAAACACCGACTTGTCGGCTTACAATCTCTCCATTTTTAAATACCAAAACGGTAGGGATATTACGAACACCATATTTTGCAGCGAATTCTTGATTCGCATCAACATCTACTTTGCCAACAACGGCTTTACCTTCATATTCATTACTAACTTCATCAATAATTGGTCCTACCATTCGGCAAGGTCCACACCACGCTGCCCAAAAATCTACAACTACTGGTTTATCACTTTTTAAGACAACTTCGTCAAAAGTTGCATCTGTTATTTCTAATGCCATTTTGTTTCTTTTTATTGATTATGCAAATTTAGTCAATTATTTTACTTTTTCCTTACTATGATTACATTCGTTTTGACTATTGTAGTATCAACTAAACTTATGTTTATATGATTCTATTTAGGTTGTTAAGTAGGAAGTGCTATAATGTGATAGCCTTATAGGGAATTAGAACTCCACTGTGTTTTAAATTAGAAAACTCTGATCTTCATTTAAAACAAACAGGACTTAAAACTTATAAAAATTCAACCTTACCGGTTTCCATATGATAAACTGCTCCCAAAATTTTAATTTGACCAGCATCTTCCATAGCTTTCATTGTAGGTGATTTAAGCCTAATGTCAGCGACTGTCTTATAGACATTTTCTGTGATAACCTTATTTACATAGGGCTTGTTTTTTGAACTGACGTCAACGCCATTTTCTGCTACCACAACAGGTTTAATCTCATCTAAAAGTTTTTGTAATGATGCCATACCCATAGCCCCTGCATCTGTACCATCAACTGCATTGTAAACTGCACCGCAAGAGGTATGGCCCATAACTATAATAACTTTAGATCCAGCCACTGCTGTTGCAAATTCCATAGAACCTAGGATATCATCATTTTCAATATTTCCAGCTACGCGAGCTACAAAAATGTCCCCAATACCTAAGTCAAAAACGTCTTCAACAGGCACTCTACTGTCTACACAAGAAAGTACTAATGCTTTAGGGTATTGACCAATAGTGGCAAGTCTGCGTTGTTCTGAGTGATCTCTGGTCGTTAAATTATTAGCCACAAAGTTTTCATTTCCTTTTTTTAATCTTCCTATAATTTCATCGGGAGACATACTTGCTTGCTCCTCAGCCGTCATGATACTTTTTATATTATTTTGGTCTGGATCTGAACTTTGTTCGATACCGTCGGCAGGCTTTTCAGGTGCTACATCTTTACATGATATAGTTGCTAATCCCAATAAGATAGCTGCTAAAAATAGTTGTTGTTTTTTCATCGTTATAATTTTTTTAAATGTTAAAAATTTGACTGATTTAAAATTGAATTGAACTTTTCTTTCCTAAGAAAGTACCTTGTCGAATTCAATGTTCAACAAATTTAATACTATTAGCAAAGCACACACAATAGATTGTGATACTTTTAACAATTAGTAGTAATACTACTAATGTTGCGATCATTTAAAATATACTCCTGAGGTTCATTGAAAATGTTATTCTTTAAAAGCTACACTGATGACTTTAAGTGCCTTAGGTTTTTTTAAAAAGCTTATTCTTGGTGTTTATCACTGAAAAAGCGTCCGTTTTTATGCCCAACGGACAAAAAACAGACGCTTTAGAAAATACAATTATATGGTTTTATTAAATAGCCTTAGCTTTATTTGTTCGAGTACATCAGAGTAGCAGGCGTGATAAATAGAGCGGTATGGTCAGTATTGAATGAAACAAACGGCTCTAATTTAGTTTATAGAGTACTTCTTGTTCTTCCAAGCTTTGCAATAGTTCACTTGAAATTTGAACCTTTTGTTTGCGACTTATCAGATCAACCTTTATTTCTTCTTGCATTTCATACACCACAAAATTTAAAGAATGTTCTCCCTTATGCAGTCGAATGGTGTCTTTTAGATTGTGGATTAGGGCTTCATCTAAGCTGTCGATATTAAGTTTAATGGTTAACTTTTTTGCATAGGTTTCCATCACTTCTTGCAACAGCATAAAACTATTGAATTGCATTCTTGGATCCCCTTTTTTTCCTGTTTCACGATTCACCCATCCTTCGCGCACAAATATTTTTACATATGCGAAAGAGTTGATCATTAAAAAATGACGAAATTTTAAATATTCTTCTCCAAAAATTCGAAATTCAAAAGTATCTGTATAATCTTCCATCGTAAAAGAAGCCCATCCTTTTCCGTTTTTAGAAATTCGATGTTGAACATCGGTAATAACGCCGGCAAATGATACCTCTCGATTTAAAATACTTTCCAGATTGTTTAGGTGTGATAAGCCTGCATTACAAAAGGCTTTAATTTCTGAATTAAAATCATCCAAAGGATGTCCCGAAATATAAACACCCACAACTTCTTTTTCTCGACGCAATTTTTCCATAGTTCCCCATTCTTCACAAGGGGGCACTATTGGTTCTGGAATTTGTACATCACTAGCATCACCAAAAAGACTCACTTGGCTAGAATTTTCATTTTCTTGAAATTTTGCTCCGTATTTTATGGCTTTTTCTAAAAAGGTAATGTTATCGCCTTCGTCGTGAAAAAATTGAGCTCTATGCGTATTTCCTAAGGAATCAAAACCACCGGCAACCGCTAAATTCTCAAATGCTTTTTTATTAGCAGCGCGTAAATCAATACGTTTTGAAACATCAAATACAGATTTAAAAGGCCCGTCTTTTTTGCGGTTTTCAACAATAGTTTCAACGGCTCCATGCCCTACACCTTTTACAGCGCCCATGCCAAAACGGACAGCTCCACGATCGTTTACAGAAAACTTGTAATACGATTCATTGACATCAGGTCCCAATACTTCAAGTCCCATTCGCTTGCATTCTTCCATAAAAAAGGTCACCTGTTTAATGTCATTCATATTGTTGCTCAGCACGGCAGCCATATATTCAGCAGGGTAGTGCGCTTTGCAATAAGCAGTTTGGTAGGCAATCCAAGCATAGCAGGTAGAGTGCGATTTATTAAAAGCATAGGCCGCAAAGGCCTCCCAATCTTTCCAAATTTTCTCAAGTTTATCTTCTGCATGGCCTTTAGCCGAAGCTTGCGCGATAAATTGAGGTTTCATTTTATCTAAGACATACTTTTGTTTTTTACCCATGGCCTTACGCAATACATCAGCTTCACCTTTTGTAAAATCGGCTAATTTTTGCGACAGCAACATCACTTGCTCTTGGTACACCGTAATCCCGTAGGTTTCGGCTAAATACTCCTCCATGGCATCCAAGTCATACTCAATTTCTTCATCCCCATGTTTACGGGCAATAAAGCTTGGGATATATTCCATGGGCCCCGGTCGGTATAAGGCGTTCATGGCGATAAGATCAGCAAAAACAGTGGGTTTTAGAGCCCTCATGTGTTTCTGCATGCCAGGAGATTCATATTGAAATATACCTACTGTTTCGCCACGTTGAAATAATTCGTAGGTTTTTTCATCATCCAAAGGAAAAGTTTCTGGATCCAGTTCGATCCCGTGTTTTGCCTTGACAATTTTTACGGTGTCTTTAATTAGGGTTAAAGTTTTTAAGCCTAAAAAATCCATTTTGAGTAAACCAGCCTCTTCCACGACCGAGTTATCAAACTGGGTACAATACATATCCGAATCTTTCGCCAAGGCAACAGGAACAAACTTGGTGATGTCGTCTGGAGTAATAATTACGCCACAGGCATGAATACCGGTATTACGAACCGATCCTTCTAAAATATAAGCCTGATTAAGGGTTTCTGCCTCTAAACCATCGCCTTCAGAAATTGAAAGCAACTGATAGATATTTTCCATATCATCCGCCCTAAACTTCTTTTTTAATTGCTCCACATCAATATGCATAATCTTATTCAGCTTAGACATCGTGGGAATTAATTTGGCGATACGGTCTGCATCTCCCAAAGGTAAATCAAGGGCACGGGCTGTATCGCGAATAGACGATTTTGCTGCCATGGTGCCGTACGTTATAATCTGTGCTACTTGGTTTGCACCGTATTTTTTGATCACATAATCCATGACCCGACCACGCCCTTCGTCATCAAAATCGATATCAATATCGGGCATCGATACACGGTCAGGATTTAAGAAACGCTCAAAAAGTAAGTCGTACTTAATAGGATCTAAATTGGTAATCCATAAACAATAAGCTACCGCAGAACCTGCGGCAGAGCCACGACCAGGACCTACAGAAACATCCATAGCGCGTGCTGCTCTGATGAAGTCTTCCACAATTAAAAAGTAGCCAGGATAGCCTGTTTTTTCAATTACTTTAAGTTCAAAATCTAGTCGTTCATCAATCTCAGGGCTAAGCTCACCATACCTAATTTTTGCTCCTTTATAAGTAATATGACGCAGAAATTTATTTTCACCGCGTTTTCCTCCATCTAATTTATCTTCTGGAACCTGAAATTCTTCTGGAATGTCAAAAGCAGGCAACAGTACGTCACGTGCAAGGGTAAATGTCTCAACCTTGTCGATAATTTCTTGAATATTGGTAATGGCCTCTGGAACATCTTTGAAGAGGGCTTTCATCTCGTCTGCAGACTTGAAATAATATTCTTGATTGGGTAAGCCGTAGCGGTAACCACGACCTCTACCTATGGGGGTCGCTTGCTTTTCACCATCCTTTACACATAATAAAATATCGTGTGCATGAGCGTTTTGTTTTTCTACGTAGTAGGTGTTGTTGGTGGCAATTAACTTCACCTGATGCTTCTCTGCAAACTGAAGTAATACTTGGTTTACGCGATCTTCATCTTCTTGACCATGACGCATGATTTCTATATATAAATCATCACCAAAAGTATCTTTCCACCAAAGCAAAGCCTCTTCGGCTTGGTTTTCACCAACATTTAAAATTTTACCAGGTACTTCACCATAGAGGTTTCCTGTCAGTACTATAATATCTTCTTTATATTTTTCAATAACCTTTTTGTCGATTCTAGGAACATAATATTTGCCATCTATAAAGGCAATGGAAGACATTTTTGCTAAGTTATGATAGCCCTTTTTGTTTTTAGCTAAGAGTACTACTTGGTAGCCATTATCTTTTTGGGATTTATTCGTGTGGTCTTCACAAACCTGAAACTCACACCCCACAATAGGTGTAATTTCTTGTTCGGGGATAAATTCATGCAAAGGCTCTTCGCCTTCTTCTAGTCGCCCTTCTTTTGTAGCTTCGTGACGAATTTGGTTTTCATCATTCCGTGTTTTTACTGCTTTGTTATGATTGATGACACCATTTACAAAATGAAAAGCACCCATCATATTTGCATGATCTGTAATAGCCACAGCAGGCATTTTTGCTTTTGCGGTAGCCTTTATCAAATCCAGAACGCTAATCGTAGATTGTAAAATGGAAAATTGGGTATGGTTGTGTAAATGTGCAAAATTTGCAGTTTCTAAAGTCTTTACATTTTCTTTAATTTCTGCTTTAGAAATACCACCAGTAGCTGATTCCCAAAGAGCATCTGCAATTTTTTTTGACGCTTCTTTTAGGTTGATGTGTTTTAATCCTATTAACTGAATTTCTTTGGGGTTTGCCTCAGAAAAATTCTTAAAATAATCAGGCTGAACATCTAATTGCTCCAGCGTGTATTGTTGCTTTCTCACTAACTCTAAAAAACAACGTGTAGTCGCTTCCACATCGGCTGTAGCAT
The sequence above is drawn from the Cellulophaga sp. Hel_I_12 genome and encodes:
- a CDS encoding CBS domain-containing protein translates to MGIKSFQGARKVVKKEFEAPILVQDYMTKKLITFTPDQCILKVMELFTKHNISGGPVLDNNGFLVGIISEADCMKTISESRYFNQPILEKSVETYMTKNVETIAPDISIFDAAGVFHRNNRRRLPVLKDGLLVGQISRKDIVIAALKLSGQNW
- a CDS encoding DUF6265 family protein, coding for MMKAFLLALLFSTICFSQNTLTGQENTPSPKATLADASFIQGHWKGEAFGGTTEEIWTTAMGNSMLFSFRLVVDGKVNFYEIGHILEKEDSLILQLKHFGADLKGWEEKDETQDFKLIKKEKNKLYFDGLTYEKISATEMNAHVVTVHKDGSKSEITFNFKKQ
- a CDS encoding pentapeptide repeat-containing protein, with amino-acid sequence MNNPLIVDATYKSKKYTEHRLPKAEYEHCIFDTCIFSKAELSNITFSSCEFIDCDLSNANLKETSIKDCAFKNCKLLGINFSVCDLFLLSFSFDNCILNYASFERLKLKKTLFKSCKIQHVDFTNSNLTEVIFEQCDLEHAIFSNTILEKADFRTAYHFSIHPEENSMKKAKFSKDNLEGLLSRYKIDVH
- a CDS encoding M28 family metallopeptidase, whose product is MKKQLLISVLTLAIISCKSEPKEKAIDVQVQETTIGNHIAALASDDFLGRMPFTEGETKTVNYLKEEFIKLGVQPGNGTSFFQEVPLVEITGTPSEKMTISGGKTPIVLDYLDDFVALTQRIVPNVALNDSELVFAGYGIVAPEYGWNDYEGIDWKGKTAVVLINDPGFRSGDNQLFKGDAMTYYGRWTYKYEEAARQGAAGILIIHETEPASYGWNVVQSSWSGAKMNLESSAPQTDVQGWISMESAQQLFENSSLEDKNYNTLARQKNFKPIALGLKASVQITNTIKKDVSKNVVALIPGTDQKDEYIIYSAHWDHLGVGRPVKNDSIYNGAVDNASGTACLLAIAEAYKKMPPTKRSIVFIAVTAEEQGLLGSAFYAENPIYDPKKSVANINMDALASPGPMKDLTITGFGHSEMDAYAKTAADQQGRYIIPDPDAEKGYFFRSDHFNFAKIGIPALYASGSHEDFEYGVDYVKKMKEDYQKNKYHQPADEYIPGETALSGIQFDAQLLFHVGLQLANETKFPKWYDSSEFKAARDK
- a CDS encoding peptide-methionine (S)-S-oxide reductase — encoded protein: MTDIQEIGFGGGCHWCTEAVFQNLKGVRHVQQGWIASIGKNEAYSEAVWLHFDRDQIDLKTLIEIHLHTHKSTSNHSMRKKYRSAVYTFSEVQKKMAERLVKNLQTDFDKPIITQVLPFQAFKPSEESVQNYYVKNPEKPFCTSFIEPKLKIVLTKFSQYTRAIKEKSFITKPLVDKKSKM
- the msrA gene encoding peptide-methionine (S)-S-oxide reductase MsrA, whose protein sequence is MENYKKAYIAGGCFWGMEDLFRVRPGIVDTEVGYIGGLNEHPTYPNHPGHAEGIELTYNPKETNFREILDYFYRIHNPTTIDQQGNDLGSSYRSAIFFQNEEEKSIAKEIINIVDSTNRWEGKIVTTLEPWTRFWPAEPEHQDYLVKKPNGYTCHFERFDTFL
- the msrA gene encoding peptide-methionine (S)-S-oxide reductase MsrA, which translates into the protein MERHRKAYLGGGCFWCLEAIFRNLKGVEKVVSGYSGGSVPGTPTYREVSSGKTGHKEIIALTFDPEIISFESLLFVFFSSHNPNTSQAQGFGYGSQYTSVIFYDDESQELSANAVIAELSPRFSIPILTLVRRFERFFPAEDYHQNYYEENKNDAYCTSIIEPQLKKIQKLYTDQLK
- the msrB gene encoding peptide-methionine (R)-S-oxide reductase MsrB, yielding MITWKDIISFSVNGSPEPDKRVEKTETEWKNSLTPEQFKITRKKGTEAPHSGALCSAHDAGKYNCVCCDTPLFDSGIKFESGTGWPSFTQPIKENAIKYHKDSSFGMLRVEVLCNTCDAHLGHIFPDGPEPSGLRYCINSESMTLQTNE
- the trxA gene encoding thioredoxin — translated: MALEITDATFDEVVLKSDKPVVVDFWAAWCGPCRMVGPIIDEVSNEYEGKAVVGKVDVDANQEFAAKYGVRNIPTVLVFKNGEIVSRQVGVSPKKVYTDAIDAAM
- a CDS encoding carbonic anhydrase family protein, which gives rise to MKKQQLFLAAILLGLATISCKDVAPEKPADGIEQSSDPDQNNIKSIMTAEEQASMSPDEIIGRLKKGNENFVANNLTTRDHSEQRRLATIGQYPKALVLSCVDSRVPVEDVFDLGIGDIFVARVAGNIENDDILGSMEFATAVAGSKVIIVMGHTSCGAVYNAVDGTDAGAMGMASLQKLLDEIKPVVVAENGVDVSSKNKPYVNKVITENVYKTVADIRLKSPTMKAMEDAGQIKILGAVYHMETGKVEFL